The following coding sequences lie in one Tichowtungia aerotolerans genomic window:
- a CDS encoding bile acid:sodium symporter family protein has protein sequence MNIYLGSLIMFMFAGLAVYARLGNRLKGLGFTFMVFAFASAAFTFPACFVSLGGFELKRTIVPLVQLILFGMGMTLSFDDFRRVLKMPRAVFIGMGLQFTIMPFVGFLCARVFGLEAGVAAGLVLIGSCPGGVASNVIVYLARGNVPLSVTMTACSTMISPLMTPLAMKLLAGTYVPIAFLPMMVSIFKMIILPLVVGLLIHRYLPRLAKVLVKVLPSLAMLSICIIIGVTIALSRDDLLKVGLALFGAAACHNALGYLLGYQAARFFRMSARDCRTVAIEVGIQNGGMATGLAFNILQSTQAAMAAATFGPWSAITSSMLASCWRKREGRSAVELQGAGAAELISSDPDKSLCCGTAEAE, from the coding sequence ATGAATATCTATCTTGGAAGTTTAATCATGTTCATGTTTGCGGGCCTGGCAGTCTATGCCCGCCTGGGGAATAGGTTAAAAGGTCTCGGGTTTACGTTCATGGTGTTTGCCTTTGCTTCCGCGGCATTTACATTTCCGGCCTGTTTTGTTTCGCTGGGCGGATTTGAGCTGAAGCGAACGATCGTTCCCCTCGTCCAGCTCATTCTTTTCGGAATGGGAATGACGTTGAGCTTTGATGATTTCCGGCGGGTTTTGAAAATGCCCCGTGCTGTGTTTATCGGCATGGGGCTTCAATTTACCATCATGCCGTTCGTCGGCTTTCTTTGTGCCCGGGTTTTCGGACTGGAGGCCGGCGTTGCCGCCGGGCTGGTTCTGATTGGCTCCTGTCCCGGCGGGGTGGCATCGAATGTTATTGTGTACCTCGCTCGCGGCAATGTGCCGCTGTCGGTGACGATGACGGCCTGTTCCACGATGATCTCGCCGCTGATGACTCCGTTGGCGATGAAGCTGCTCGCCGGAACATACGTTCCGATCGCTTTTCTGCCGATGATGGTTTCAATTTTTAAGATGATTATTCTGCCGCTGGTGGTCGGGCTTTTGATTCATCGCTACCTGCCGCGGCTGGCAAAGGTTTTGGTCAAGGTGCTGCCGTCGCTGGCCATGCTTTCAATCTGCATTATCATTGGCGTGACCATCGCCCTGTCGCGCGATGACCTTCTGAAAGTGGGGTTGGCTCTCTTCGGCGCGGCGGCGTGTCATAACGCGCTGGGTTATTTGCTGGGATATCAGGCCGCGCGGTTCTTCCGGATGAGTGCGCGGGATTGCCGAACGGTTGCCATTGAGGTGGGAATACAGAATGGCGGCATGGCCACGGGACTGGCTTTCAATATTCTTCAGAGTACTCAGGCGGCCATGGCTGCCGCCACTTTTGGGCCGTGGAGCGCCATTACCAGTTCGATGCTGGCATCCTGTTGGCGAAAACGGGAAGGCCGAAGTGCTGTCGAACTGCAGGGCGCGGGGGCGGCGGAGCTGATTTCGTCTGATCCGGATAAGTCCCTTTGCTGTGGGACGGCTGAAGCAGAATAA
- the dapA gene encoding 4-hydroxy-tetrahydrodipicolinate synthase, whose product MENLGKKLGHIVIPLATPFKDGSQDVDYTAAAELTNYVIEQNHCDSLIIGGTSGEFNAMSLEERLELFRVVKEAAAGRVPLVAGACSSETRQAIRLTQEAEKLGFDAAMVLGPCYCKPNQEGAFLHYSAIAEATSLPIMLYNIPIFQGFNLEKETLGRLAEAHSNIVAIKDEAGINPTQMSDFTHVTPDDFTIYNGDDIMVLCGLAQGAAGVVSGGSIILGKMMRTMIDAFLAGDVNGARKIHMDMDPLFKAFGSNGRINPIPLWKAAMNLCGLNVGVPRLPLAPATPEEIEIMRSHLVRLGLI is encoded by the coding sequence TTGGAAAATTTAGGTAAAAAACTTGGGCATATTGTCATTCCGTTGGCGACGCCGTTCAAGGATGGCTCGCAGGATGTGGATTATACCGCTGCTGCGGAACTGACAAACTATGTGATTGAGCAGAATCATTGTGACTCGCTGATTATCGGCGGAACGTCCGGTGAGTTCAATGCGATGAGTCTGGAGGAGCGGCTGGAGCTTTTCCGTGTTGTCAAAGAGGCGGCCGCCGGCCGGGTTCCTTTGGTTGCCGGAGCCTGCTCCAGTGAAACGCGTCAGGCTATTCGTCTGACACAGGAAGCGGAAAAACTCGGATTTGATGCCGCCATGGTGCTGGGCCCCTGCTATTGCAAGCCGAATCAGGAGGGCGCGTTCCTTCATTATTCTGCAATTGCGGAAGCCACATCGCTGCCGATAATGCTTTATAACATTCCGATCTTCCAGGGGTTCAACCTTGAGAAAGAAACGCTCGGACGGTTGGCTGAAGCGCATTCCAATATCGTGGCGATCAAGGATGAAGCCGGAATCAACCCGACGCAGATGAGCGATTTCACTCATGTGACCCCGGATGATTTTACCATCTATAACGGTGACGATATTATGGTACTCTGCGGGTTGGCTCAGGGAGCCGCCGGCGTGGTGAGCGGCGGATCAATCATTCTCGGAAAGATGATGCGGACGATGATTGATGCGTTTCTTGCAGGCGATGTGAATGGTGCCCGTAAGATCCATATGGACATGGATCCGCTGTTTAAGGCGTTTGGAAGCAACGGACGGATTAACCCGATTCCGCTGTGGAAGGCGGCTATGAATCTGTGTGGATTAAACGTGGGTGTGCCGCGCCTTCCGCTGGCACCGGCCACGCCGGAGGAAATTGAAATTATGCGCAGCCACTTGGTGCGCCTGGGGCTGATCTAG